Proteins encoded together in one Megalops cyprinoides isolate fMegCyp1 chromosome 20, fMegCyp1.pri, whole genome shotgun sequence window:
- the LOC118795588 gene encoding methyl-CpG-binding domain protein 3-like isoform X2, with amino-acid sequence MLMGKLGKSRQRLRYDNSHVKGKPDLSTSLPVRQTASIFKQPVTKVTNHPSNKVKTDPQKAIDQPRQLFWEKKLSGMNAFDIAEELVKTMDLPKGLQRVGPGCTDRTLLSAISSALHTSAAPITGQVSVAVEKNPGVWLNTAQPLCKAFMVSDEDIRKQEELVHRVRKRLEEALMADMLAHVEEVPGDGDGLEERNQPDNDEKAL; translated from the exons ATGCTGATGGGTAAACTGGGCAAGAGCCGGCAGAGACTGCGCTATGATAACAGTCATGTTAAG GGCAAACCTGACCTCAGCACCTCTCTGCCAGTGCGACAGACAGCATCCATCTTCAAACAGCCTGTCACCAAGGTCACTAATCACCCCAGCAACAAGGTGAAGACTGACCCTCAGAAAGCCATCGACCAGCCCAGACAG CTGTTCTGGGAGAAGAAGTTGAGTGGCATGAACGCCTTTGACATTGCGGAGGAGCTGGTGAAGACCATGGACCTGCCCAAGGGGCTGCAGA GGGTGGGTCCCGGGTGCACGGACAGGACGCTCCTGTCGGCCATCTCCAGCGCCCTGCACACCAGTGCTGCCCCCATCACCGGCCAGGTGTCCGTGGCCGTGGAGAAGAACCCAGGGGTGTGGCTGAACACGGCTCAGCCCCTCTGCAAAGCCTTCATGGTCTCAGATGAGGACATCAG gaagcaggaggagctggtgcacagggtgaggaagaggctggaggaggcccTGATGGCAGACATGCTGGCCCATGTGGAGGAGGTCCCCGGAGACGGTGACGGGCTCGAGGAGCGGAACCAACCGGACAATGACGAGAAGGCCTTATAG
- the LOC118795588 gene encoding methyl-CpG-binding domain protein 3-like isoform X1, producing MERKSPAGKKFRSKPQLARYLGNSVDLSSFDFRAGKMLMGKLGKSRQRLRYDNSHVKGKPDLSTSLPVRQTASIFKQPVTKVTNHPSNKVKTDPQKAIDQPRQLFWEKKLSGMNAFDIAEELVKTMDLPKGLQRVGPGCTDRTLLSAISSALHTSAAPITGQVSVAVEKNPGVWLNTAQPLCKAFMVSDEDIRKQEELVHRVRKRLEEALMADMLAHVEEVPGDGDGLEERNQPDNDEKAL from the exons ATGGAGAGGAAAAG CCCTGCTGGGAAGAAGTTCCGGAGCAAGCCACAGCTGGCCCGTTACCTTGGCAACTCCGTGGACCTGAGCTCCTTCGACTTCCGCGCGGGGAAGATGCTGATGGGTAAACTGGGCAAGAGCCGGCAGAGACTGCGCTATGATAACAGTCATGTTAAG GGCAAACCTGACCTCAGCACCTCTCTGCCAGTGCGACAGACAGCATCCATCTTCAAACAGCCTGTCACCAAGGTCACTAATCACCCCAGCAACAAGGTGAAGACTGACCCTCAGAAAGCCATCGACCAGCCCAGACAG CTGTTCTGGGAGAAGAAGTTGAGTGGCATGAACGCCTTTGACATTGCGGAGGAGCTGGTGAAGACCATGGACCTGCCCAAGGGGCTGCAGA GGGTGGGTCCCGGGTGCACGGACAGGACGCTCCTGTCGGCCATCTCCAGCGCCCTGCACACCAGTGCTGCCCCCATCACCGGCCAGGTGTCCGTGGCCGTGGAGAAGAACCCAGGGGTGTGGCTGAACACGGCTCAGCCCCTCTGCAAAGCCTTCATGGTCTCAGATGAGGACATCAG gaagcaggaggagctggtgcacagggtgaggaagaggctggaggaggcccTGATGGCAGACATGCTGGCCCATGTGGAGGAGGTCCCCGGAGACGGTGACGGGCTCGAGGAGCGGAACCAACCGGACAATGACGAGAAGGCCTTATAG
- the LOC118795808 gene encoding cytochrome b-c1 complex subunit 10-like, whose amino-acid sequence MLRKLIGERYITIAKTWVPTMAIWGTVGGVALVHFTDWRLILDYVPYVKGKFSKDE is encoded by the exons ATGCTCCGAAAATTAATAGGTGAGAGATATATCACGATCGCCAAGACGTG GGTCCCCACGATGGCGATTTGGGGAACAGTCGGCGGCGTGGCACTCGTGCACTTCACCGACTGGAGGCTGATTCTTGATTACGTGCCGTACGTAAAGGGCAAGTTCAGCAAAGATGAGTAG